The genomic stretch AATTTGAGGGATTCACTGCCGCCCATGTCATAACGTTGCCAGTTGTGGGCGCGGTTAGAACCTTCTCCCCAGTACTCTTTCACGTAGGAGTTATTCACCATTAGTTTTTTGGTGGGGGATTCATCGAATCGGGCGAAATAACGTCCCATCATCAAGAAATCGGCACCCATGGCAAGAGCCAACACCATGTGGTAGTCATGTACGAGACCGCCATCACTACAAATCGGCACGTAGATACCGGTATCCTCGAAGTATTTATCGCGGGCTTTGGCCACGTCAATCACGGCTGTAGCCTGTCCGCGGCCGATACCTTTCTGCTCGCGGGTGATACAGATGGAACCTCCACCGATACCCACTTTGATAAAGTCAGCCCCGGCTTCCACTAGATAACGGAATCCGGCCTGATCTACCACGTTTCCGGCACCAACGAGTACTTTGCCGTTGTATTCTTGTTTAATCCATTGTAATGTCTCTTTTTGCCATTCGGAGAAACCGTCAGATGAATCGATACATAAAACGTCCACCCCGGCTTCTACTAACGCGGGAACACGTTCTTTGTAATCACGGGAATTAATCCCGGCACCTACTAGTAATTTCTTGTCCGTGGTGTTTAATAATTCATTCGGGTTATCTTTGTGGCTATCGTAGTCCTTGCGGAACACGAAGTAAGCAAGGTTTTGATCTTTATCAATGATCGGTAAGGTGTTCAGTTTATGATCCCAGATGATTTGGTTTGCCTCGCTGAGGGTCATCCCGATTTCTCCAACGGTTAATTTGGAAAAGGGAGTCATGAATTCTTTCACTTTTCTGTCTTTCGGGTCTTTTTCTCCCCGGTAATCCCGGCTGGTAACTATACCCAGCAATTTGCCGTTCGGGGTTCCGTCATGGGTAACACCCATTGTGGTATGTCCCGTGCGTTTCACCAAAGCAAGCACGTCTGCCAACGTGGCTTCCGGGGTGATGTTGGAGTCACTGGTAACGAATCCGGCCTTGAATTTCTTTACCTTGCGAACCATTTCTGCCTGTGATTCGATAGGTTGCGAACCGAAGATAAATGACAATCCCCCGTTCCGGGCAAGTGCAATTGCCAATCCAGAATCGGAAACGGACTGCATAATCGCTGAAACAAACGGGATGTTCAGTTCAATGGCTGATTTCTCGCCTTTTTTATACTTCACCAAGGGTGTTTTCAATGAAACGTTGGTTGGGATACACTGTTTCGTGGTCAGACCGGGAATAAGCAGATATTCTCCGAAAGTTCTTGATACATCGTCCAAATAGATTGCCATAGAATTTATCTTTATGCGGTTTGATTAAAAATTGGGCAAAGATAGTCAATTTCTCGGAATATGCAGGGTGTAGAGCCTTATTTTTTGTTTCGATGAATTTCATGCCATTTTTCAAGACAGTTTAAAAAGTGATATAAAAAAGGGGCTGTCCCAAAAGTCTTTTTATATCAAAAAACTCCTCCGTCACTTCGTGCCACCTCCTCTATAAACAGAGGAGGAGCTGGTGACTCTTCCCGAAGACAGGGAGTATTTCAACTCTCCCTCTGTTTATAGAGGGAATACCCCGAAGGGGGGAGGGAGTTAAAAAAAGACTTTTGGGACAGCCCCAATAAATGAATAATATAGAACTATTTACTTTTCTGATTTTAAATAATCAACAGAAAGTAAAGATTTTTTATTTCTTTTTCGCCAACCGTTCGTCCAGCCACGTTTTCAGCTCGTGCTTGTCTTTCGCTTTTCCCACGATTTTACCGTCCGGGGCGATCAGCATCAACGTGGGGAGATAGGGGATAGCATAGAGAGTGGCCACTTTCGCCGGGGTATGGGGGATAGGGAATTCATCTATGACTTGCAGCCAGGGAAGTTGATCTTCTTCCAGTGCTTTCAACCAGTCGTTTTTCCGGCTATCATTCGTGACTCCGAGTATTTCAACCCCTTTTTTATGGTATTCAGCGTAGAGTTTCTTCATTTCAGGGAAAGAGGCTCTGCAAGGACGACACCAAGAGGCCCAGAAATCCAGAATCACGTATTTACCTCGCAAATCGGATAGGGATAATTTTGTCCCGTCGGGTGTTTCCAACGTGAAGTCCGGGGCCGGCATACCTGGTTGTACACGAATTCTTGCTGCAATTTCCACTCTAACATCTTTAGCGAATGAACTGTTTTGTACTTTAGGAGATAAGGCCTTGAATACTTGTTCCAATTCAGCTAACTCCATGTCATTCTGAAGGAAATTTAAATAGTATGCTACTGCTTCTATCGTGTCATTTTTCAGGATCAATTCTTTTTGTTGCTTCCGAACCTCATTGCTGAATTCTTCGGTTATTGCCTCGGTTTCTGCTTGATACTTGTAGAAGGCTTCTTTATCCTCACCATTATGGAGTTCATTCAATTTAGTTTGTACTTCTGCGTATTCCTTAAAGCGGGGTTCTTGCATCAATTTTTCCCGAACGTTACTGATTTCCTGGTATATTTTTTCGTTTAATGAACCTGTCACGTTAACATTCGGAATACTCCGATACCCGTATTGGTCGAGAACATCAGCCCATTTTCCAGCGAGAGTGATTGTGTTGTTTTCTCCGATAAAACCACAAGATGCCGGTTTTTCCTTGTCCGGACAAACTTGGATGCTGACCCAAGAGGGGGCTTCTAATTTTCCCGTGAAAGTAAAGACTCCGTTTTTCATTTTTACCGTGTCGCCAGTAGTAGGTTCTTCTCTTCCGACGGGGAGTGTCATGATTGCGATCCCGTTTCCGGCACCTTCAATGTTACCTTTGATTTGGTAACCTTCCGTGTTGGATTGACAGGCTAATGCGGTTAACCCGATCCATCCGATAAATGTCATTTTGTTCATTTTCCAAATATTTCAATTAGTTTTTGATCTAAGTTTTCTTGTGGCTCACCACCTCCGCCGTAACGACCGATGATGATTCCGTTTTTATCAATTAGAATTTTCGTGGGTAGCGTGTGAATACCGTACCATTCTCCAATATCTTCGCTTTTGTCATATCCTTCGGCTGTACGTTTTATACCGCTTAACACGTGACGGAAGTTCCCGATTCCATCTTCCTCGACTGCTTTTCGCCAAGCCTGTGGTTTCGTGTCGTCAGATGCGATACACACAATCTCGAATCCTTCGGGGGCATATTTCTTGTATAGCTCTTTGAGATGCGGATTCCCCTTACGACACGGGATACACCAGCTTGCCCAGAAATCTAGGAGAATGTATTTTTTGCCTTTTAGCTCTTCAAGATTGAGCATTTTGTCGTTAATGTCTTTCCGGTTAAACATGGTTGCGGGACTTCCGGGAGAACCTTGTTTTAGTTTTTTTATCTCTTCTGCGATCTCTTTACCGGAGCGGCTGTTTTTCACTCGTTCTGTCCAATGATTGTAAGCGTTTTCAACTTGACCGACAGGTAACGACATCAACCGGAAACGCATGAGGTAAGGGGATAGATAAGAGTCGGGATGGGTTTTGATAAACTCATCCGTGATCACGTCCATACGCTCGTTATAAGGTTCAAATTGGTCACGGATGGCTGCGGCCTTTTCATGGTCTTTTTCTGCTTTATAAGCTTCTGTAAGTGGTCGCATCTCTTCCCGGATTGGTGCTTGCTGACGATTTAGTTCTTGTTCTTCCTCGTTTGTTTTCGAACCGGAAAGCTTGAACTCTTTGAATTTTCCAACGACAATTTCCAATTGCATATCGGAGGCCTCGATCCAGAAGTCTGTGAGATTCGGGTCATCCATGTAGCGAACGGTTGAATCCAATCTTAATGACATATTTGTCGGTTCGGAAATCATTCCTTCCAGTTGGAACTTTCCATTTTTTACCGGAACATTCTTTTGTACGTACTGTTCGTTATTGTCTGTATAACCAAATAGGAGATGGCCGGACGTCATTCCTTTTATTTCTCCGCGTAGCGTGAATTTATTATTTTGTGCGTGGAGTATTGTCGTGCTTAGTAAGAGCACGACAATAAAAAACAGTGATTTCTTTAACATATGGCGAATTTTTAGATTTTACTATATCCCGGATTCTGATCCCCAATCGTGGGATTTTTTTCGAACTCGGCAGCTGGGATCGGGAGAATGATATAATTTTTCTCCCGGATGGCCGGTTTTACTTTTAAGATGACTTCCATGGGGAAACGAAGTAGCATGCTCCATTCGATTCCATCTTCAAACATGAGGTTTTTCACCGTCTCTTTGTAGATTTCATAAAGCAATTCATCCCGGTCTGTGATAGCATCAATTTTTGTAAAGTCCGTGATCCCGGCGTGTCCCATGACGGTTTTCAAAGGTTCCTTGGCGTCACCCAGGTCTTTTCCGGCACGAACCG from Butyricimonas virosa encodes the following:
- a CDS encoding IMP dehydrogenase, with translation MAIYLDDVSRTFGEYLLIPGLTTKQCIPTNVSLKTPLVKYKKGEKSAIELNIPFVSAIMQSVSDSGLAIALARNGGLSFIFGSQPIESQAEMVRKVKKFKAGFVTSDSNITPEATLADVLALVKRTGHTTMGVTHDGTPNGKLLGIVTSRDYRGEKDPKDRKVKEFMTPFSKLTVGEIGMTLSEANQIIWDHKLNTLPIIDKDQNLAYFVFRKDYDSHKDNPNELLNTTDKKLLVGAGINSRDYKERVPALVEAGVDVLCIDSSDGFSEWQKETLQWIKQEYNGKVLVGAGNVVDQAGFRYLVEAGADFIKVGIGGGSICITREQKGIGRGQATAVIDVAKARDKYFEDTGIYVPICSDGGLVHDYHMVLALAMGADFLMMGRYFARFDESPTKKLMVNNSYVKEYWGEGSNRAHNWQRYDMGGSESLKFEEGVDSYVPYAGKLKDNLDVTIGKIRSTMCSCGATSIFELQKNAKITLVSSTSIVEGGAHDVILKDHNR
- a CDS encoding TlpA disulfide reductase family protein; protein product: MNKMTFIGWIGLTALACQSNTEGYQIKGNIEGAGNGIAIMTLPVGREEPTTGDTVKMKNGVFTFTGKLEAPSWVSIQVCPDKEKPASCGFIGENNTITLAGKWADVLDQYGYRSIPNVNVTGSLNEKIYQEISNVREKLMQEPRFKEYAEVQTKLNELHNGEDKEAFYKYQAETEAITEEFSNEVRKQQKELILKNDTIEAVAYYLNFLQNDMELAELEQVFKALSPKVQNSSFAKDVRVEIAARIRVQPGMPAPDFTLETPDGTKLSLSDLRGKYVILDFWASWCRPCRASFPEMKKLYAEYHKKGVEILGVTNDSRKNDWLKALEEDQLPWLQVIDEFPIPHTPAKVATLYAIPYLPTLMLIAPDGKIVGKAKDKHELKTWLDERLAKKK
- a CDS encoding TlpA disulfide reductase family protein, with the protein product MLKKSLFFIVVLLLSTTILHAQNNKFTLRGEIKGMTSGHLLFGYTDNNEQYVQKNVPVKNGKFQLEGMISEPTNMSLRLDSTVRYMDDPNLTDFWIEASDMQLEIVVGKFKEFKLSGSKTNEEEQELNRQQAPIREEMRPLTEAYKAEKDHEKAAAIRDQFEPYNERMDVITDEFIKTHPDSYLSPYLMRFRLMSLPVGQVENAYNHWTERVKNSRSGKEIAEEIKKLKQGSPGSPATMFNRKDINDKMLNLEELKGKKYILLDFWASWCIPCRKGNPHLKELYKKYAPEGFEIVCIASDDTKPQAWRKAVEEDGIGNFRHVLSGIKRTAEGYDKSEDIGEWYGIHTLPTKILIDKNGIIIGRYGGGGEPQENLDQKLIEIFGK